A stretch of Pseudomonas sp. 7SR1 DNA encodes these proteins:
- a CDS encoding heme/hemin ABC transporter substrate-binding protein, which produces MRLNIRVAVLFAALLASQWASAAQAPQRWVSAGGALSEWVSALGGESKLVGVDTTSQHPESLRALPSIGYQRQLSAEGVLSLRPQILVGTEEMGPPPVLAQIRSAGVQVELFSATPDVPTLKENLSHLGRLLGAEAKAEQLFQQYQEQLAVQKERVSQAQLKQKAPGVLLLVGHSGGKPLVAGKGTAADWLLQQAGGQNLATHSGYKPFSVETLASLNPEVLVFADRVLSGEEARVALFKENPILASTRAARDGRVIELDPTLLVGGLGPRLPQSLAALAARFYPGLVETQ; this is translated from the coding sequence ATGCGCCTGAATATCCGCGTTGCCGTACTGTTTGCTGCGTTACTGGCCAGCCAGTGGGCCAGTGCAGCGCAGGCGCCACAGCGCTGGGTCAGTGCCGGTGGCGCATTGTCTGAGTGGGTGAGTGCGCTGGGAGGGGAGTCGAAGCTGGTTGGCGTGGACACCACCAGCCAGCACCCCGAATCCCTGCGCGCGCTACCCAGCATCGGCTACCAGCGGCAGTTATCGGCAGAGGGTGTGCTGAGCCTGCGGCCACAGATCCTGGTGGGCACCGAGGAAATGGGCCCGCCGCCTGTATTGGCACAGATTCGCAGCGCCGGGGTGCAGGTCGAACTGTTCTCGGCAACCCCTGACGTCCCGACCCTCAAGGAAAACCTGTCACATCTGGGCCGTTTGCTGGGCGCCGAGGCCAAGGCTGAGCAGTTGTTCCAGCAATATCAAGAACAGCTTGCGGTGCAAAAAGAGCGAGTGTCCCAGGCTCAACTCAAGCAAAAGGCGCCCGGCGTGCTGCTGTTGGTGGGGCACTCGGGAGGCAAGCCATTGGTCGCTGGCAAAGGCACTGCTGCCGATTGGCTGTTGCAACAGGCCGGAGGCCAGAACCTGGCGACCCACAGCGGTTACAAGCCGTTTTCGGTGGAGACCCTGGCCAGTCTGAATCCTGAAGTATTGGTGTTCGCCGATCGAGTGCTCAGTGGCGAAGAAGCCCGTGTGGCGCTGTTCAAGGAAAATCCGATTCTCGCCTCGACCCGTGCCGCCAGGGACGGGCGTGTGATCGAGCTCGACCCGACCTTGCTGGTCGGCGGGTTGGGCCCACGCTTGCCGCAAAGCCTGGCAGCCCTGGCCGCCAGGTTCTATCCCGGGCTGGTCGAGACACAATGA
- a CDS encoding FecCD family ABC transporter permease: MRPQVQPRVLFIGLSLLCLLAIWLSLALGPVSLPLLDTGRAALHLMGLPVAADNLEQAELILGQIRLPRTLLGLATGGVLALSGVAMQGLFRNPLADPGLVGVSSGAALGAAFAIVGGAVMGGLPEAFGPYVLSLCAFLGGLGVTALVYRLGRRNGQTHVATMLLAGIALTALSASAVGLFTYLADDATLRTLTFWNLGSLNGASYARLWPLLLVCAGVVAWLPRRARALNALLLGESEAAHLGIDVERLKRELVFCTALGVGAAVAAAGMIGFVGLVVPHLVRLIAGPDHRILLPASVLAGGSLLLLADLVARLALAPAELPIGIVTAFIGAPFFLYLLVRGRA; encoded by the coding sequence ATGAGGCCGCAGGTCCAGCCGCGCGTCCTGTTCATCGGCCTGAGTCTGTTGTGTCTATTGGCGATCTGGCTGTCACTGGCCCTGGGGCCGGTAAGCCTGCCGTTGCTCGATACCGGGCGTGCCGCCTTGCATCTGATGGGGTTGCCGGTGGCTGCCGACAACCTGGAGCAGGCTGAACTGATCCTTGGCCAGATCCGTTTGCCGCGCACGTTGCTGGGCCTGGCGACAGGGGGGGTACTGGCCTTGTCCGGCGTGGCGATGCAGGGGTTGTTCCGCAACCCGCTGGCGGACCCGGGACTGGTCGGAGTGTCCAGCGGCGCGGCGCTGGGCGCTGCATTCGCCATTGTCGGCGGGGCCGTGATGGGCGGGCTGCCCGAAGCGTTCGGCCCCTATGTATTGTCGCTGTGTGCGTTTCTCGGTGGGCTTGGTGTCACAGCACTGGTCTATCGCCTGGGCCGACGCAACGGCCAGACTCACGTCGCTACGATGCTGCTGGCCGGCATTGCCCTGACCGCGCTATCGGCTTCGGCCGTCGGCCTGTTCACCTACCTGGCGGATGACGCGACCCTGCGCACCCTGACCTTCTGGAACCTGGGCAGCCTCAATGGTGCCAGTTATGCGCGGTTGTGGCCGTTGTTGCTGGTCTGCGCTGGCGTCGTGGCCTGGCTGCCACGTCGGGCCCGGGCCCTCAATGCCCTGTTGCTGGGAGAGTCCGAGGCTGCTCACCTGGGGATCGACGTCGAGCGACTCAAGCGCGAACTGGTGTTCTGCACCGCCCTGGGCGTTGGCGCGGCAGTGGCGGCAGCGGGCATGATCGGTTTTGTCGGGCTCGTGGTACCGCACCTGGTGCGCCTGATAGCCGGCCCTGATCATCGCATCCTGCTGCCGGCCTCAGTACTGGCGGGTGGCAGCCTGTTGCTGTTGGCCGATCTGGTGGCGCGCCTGGCACTGGCTCCGGCGGAATTGCCGATCGGCATTGTCACGGCGTTCATCGGCGCGCCGTTCTTCCTTTATCTATTGGTGCGAGGGCGTGCCTGA
- a CDS encoding heme ABC transporter ATP-binding protein: protein MLRAQNLHIHRGRKTVLAGVDLALECGEVLGVLGPNGAGKSTLLAGLCGELRPSQGQVWLDERPLSQWDGSERARRLAVLPQSSTLDFAFRVEEVVGMGRLPHRSGRVRDGQIVASALQAADAAHLHGRSYLALSGGERQRVHLARVLAQLWPGEAGQTLLLDEPTSMLDPLHQHTILQAVREFADRGAAVLVILHDLNLAARYCDRLLLLASGRPVALDTPQHVLRPETLKAVFGLEVLVQPHPERGHPLIIAR from the coding sequence ATGCTGCGCGCGCAGAACCTGCACATTCATCGTGGCCGGAAAACCGTATTGGCCGGCGTTGACCTGGCGCTTGAGTGCGGCGAGGTGCTTGGGGTACTCGGCCCCAATGGCGCGGGCAAAAGCACGTTGCTGGCGGGCCTGTGTGGCGAGTTGCGTCCCAGCCAGGGGCAGGTCTGGCTCGATGAACGGCCCCTGTCCCAGTGGGACGGCTCCGAACGTGCCCGTCGCCTGGCGGTATTGCCGCAGTCGTCGACCCTGGATTTCGCGTTCCGGGTGGAAGAGGTGGTCGGCATGGGCCGCTTGCCGCATCGCAGCGGTCGGGTGCGCGATGGACAAATCGTGGCCTCGGCGCTGCAAGCCGCCGACGCCGCGCATCTGCATGGCCGCAGTTACCTGGCATTGTCCGGGGGCGAGCGCCAGCGGGTGCATCTGGCGCGGGTGCTTGCGCAGTTGTGGCCGGGAGAGGCGGGACAAACCTTGCTGCTGGACGAACCGACCTCAATGCTCGATCCGCTGCACCAGCATACGATCCTGCAGGCGGTGCGTGAATTCGCCGATCGCGGCGCTGCCGTGCTGGTGATTCTGCATGACCTGAATCTGGCGGCGCGTTACTGTGATCGCCTGTTGTTGCTTGCGTCCGGCCGTCCGGTGGCGCTGGATACACCGCAACATGTGCTGCGCCCGGAAACGCTCAAGGCGGTATTCGGCCTGGAAGTGCTGGTACAACCCCATCCGGAGCGCGGGCACCCATTGATCATCGCCCGCTGA